CATACTCAAAATAATTTTCGTTATTTGTAAGAGGCATATAAGTACAAATAGGTTTCTTGAAAGTTCCTTTCGTAGACACAAAATACGTCAACTAAATAGTTTTAGAATGATACATGCTAGTGACTTAGCATGTGTAGAAAATACTCGCATGGATAGGAGAACATTTGCCATTTTGTGTCACCACCTTAGAACTATTGGGGGTTTGAAAGGAACCAAAAATATGGATGTTGAAGAAATGGTTGCTATGTTTTTACATATTGTATCTCATGACATTAAGAATAGAATTATGAGACGACAATTTGCACGTTCGGGTGAAATAGTTAGTAGACAATTTAATGCGGTTTTAAATGCTGTGTTGCGCCTTCATGAGTTATTGTTAAAAAAACCTGAACCAATTCTTGGTAGTTCAACTAATGAGAGATGGAAGTGGTTTAAGAATTGTTTTGGAGCACTAGATGGTACAAACATTAAAGTCAATGTGTCCGCCTTAGATAGGCCTAGGTACTGGACTAGAAAGAGCGAAATTGCTACTAATGTATTAGGTGTAGTCTCACAAGATATGCAATTTATTTATGTCTTACCTGGATGGGAAGGATCAGCTGCCGACTCTAGAGTGTTACGAGATGCCATATCTAGGACAAATGGGTTGAAAGTTCCACAAGGTATATATTTCTCTCATATGTAGTATCATACATATACAAGTTAATTCATAATAGGTTCACAATATTGTTAATTAATTTACAGGACATTACTACTTATGTGATGCTGGATATCCCAATGGTGAAGGCTTCTTAGCACCATATAGAGGACAATGATATCACTTGAATGATTGGGATATCCCACCTAATACACCTGCTGAATTTTTCAATATGAAACATTCTTCAGCTCGAAATGTAGAAGAGAGAGCATTTGGACTATTGAAGGGACGATGGGCAATTCTTAGAGGTAGATCATACTATCCTGTCAAAATTCAATGTCAAATTATTTTGGCATGCTGCCTTCTTCACAACTTGATTAGAAGAGAAATGCCTatcgtgttggggttttatgccctaattaaaacccaaattctttgtaatctcattttattatcaataaaagaatagaaatcattttttgacttggtcaatcactttgctcacatgttttattttcatgattatttttttaatataaacttctattaaatcccgagcatatagctaatcttatttatagtgacgtaatcacagtggaatataaatatgattatatgttcaaaataagttagtcctaagattagtcagtgcaccggatttacactgacttgccaatctacgatatgatctacttacacattacagtgttatgttctttccagaacattagcaaagtagataagatcggatgtatatgttacatcggacaggaccgatattgacagttgataagataagtaaacatgccatcattatctattctagtcatatcatatagttgaccataggtcaattcaatctcaattctgagtggttagtattctaactgattgtattatttgagttctttgacttgttcgttaccagcttaccctacggactagcccatacttacatcttgggaactcgatagtataattgagtgggagtgttaatcatagatatgaacatctatagcttctgatgaagaagtgaaacaatggtttccttttagtttggttcaaggtgttaaatgatagagttctcatttcagtaattaaattagtttactgaaatatcatttacaagaaactaagtgttttaaggataaaatacaatgaggggtaaaacggtattttagtcctatctcattgtagaccgtctatagaggagtgagtgacaattatggttgtaacaatgaataattaataacgtatctatatttgttatagagcgttctatgaattcaagagtgcaattccaagtctatagtggagtcatgaggaattaataagttagtaaatttatttgttagatttatgataacttattggagcttgatttcataggcccatggtccccattgtaccttggataaaatcatctagatagtctcaattaattgatttaattatcaattagaagtatcaaagttgaccaggtcaattttggatagttttacaaaattgtgtaattttgagaagaaaagagaaattatggcagatttattaatcaagataaattggtatctaaattaataaataaatttaaatcaaggttcaaattataaataattaatttgataaaggatttaaataattatttaattaattaaatcaatagaaaataatacaggccttgattttaagtccaatgggcttataatcaaatgggaaatttcacgggcctatagcccatgataatttcgacctagggcttcaaaatggctgttattttattgattttttaattaaattaaatgacctaattgagtctataaaaggagtgcttagagagaagattttagagacgacagataagtcacaagtcagattttctgatagttttatattctctctaaacacaagtccttttctaagccactttgttattttctcttcttctctctatatctatctcatgtgttgagaattgcccacactagtctaggtggttctaaggatacattggaagattgtgaagaaaatagaagatcggttcagtttcttgataatactctgcgactgaaaggatacaagagttagagaaactgaaggaaggactcttaattccactgcgtatactgtaagtattatactatttgtttctctttgaattcaattttagaaacatgttttaggctatcttgtattaatttgtttaatattagatatacatgaaaataaataaagatcctgtataagctttttctaaCATATCGATCCTCTAGAACAAGCAATAGGGGAAAGTGAGGAGGACAATTGTGATGAAGATGAAAGTGTAGGCAATGATCATTATACACATATTAAAATATCTAACGCTTGGACTTCTTGGAGAGACAACTTAGCTAGAGAGATGTTTGACCAATGGCACAACAGGAGGCATACATAAATTGTATTTCTTTGCattatttgtgtttgattttgtTTGAAACAATTTTATCATTATGTGTTGGATGTCTCCAAATACTATGGATTTTATTTGATTTGGTTTGTAAATGCTTGGAATTTTTATGGAAATTTATAATGTTGGCAGTTTATGCTATCAATTTTATATCGATGTTCTTAGTTCAATTTTATATGTTAATATATTATTGCTATACTTTTGTTATAAGTAGATGTGAGATACATGTATGCTTAGAAAAATGGATGCTCTGGAGCAATCAACATCAATTCTTGGAAAAAAGTATCAGTGGACTTCAATTGAGGATTCAAAGTTGGTTGAGTATTTGTTGGAGTTGGTAAATAGTGGAAAATGGAAAGTAGACAATGGGACCTTCAAACCTGGCTATTTACAAAAATTGGAAAAATGGATATGTGAGAAAATTCCTCATTGTGGATTGAAAGCACAACCCCACATTGATTCTCGTATCAAGATGCTAAAGAAATAATTTCATGCAATTTCTAAAATGTTGGGACCTTCAACAAGTGGTTTTGGTTGGAATGAGGAACTAAAGTGTGTTGTTGCTGAAAAAAGTGTGTTTGATGAATGGATTAAAGTAAGTGTCACCTTATTGTTGAATTTAATTTAGAACTTAATCACATATTAATTCTTTCTCTGTTACTTTTAACTATTACAGAGCCATCCGAATGCAAAAGGCTTAAGGAATAGACCATTTCCTCATTATGAAGACTTAGTTACTGTATTTGGGAAGGATTGTGCAAATGGGCAAGGAGCTATGGGATTTTTTGAAACGGTTGATGAAATTGATAAAGAGATAGACAATGTTGCAAATTATGAGTTTGATCATTTATCTCCAATAGATGATCTTATTGGTAATGCAACCAATAGTCATACAAACACGGCGAGAACTTCAGCACATTCAAGTAAGAAAAGTAGAAAGAGATCTAGGAATGAAGATCCATTGGTTGAGTTATTGACTGACACAGTGAAAAAATTTGGTGACATACAAGCTGTTGTTGGTGATAGTATTCGAAGAATTGCTGATTGTTTCCAGTTTGAGACAAAAGGTGCTACCAGAAGGATGAAAGTATTTGATGAACTGAAGCAAATTGATGGGTTGCCAAATGAACAACGAGTCAAAGCTAGAAAACTTCTTGTTCAAAACCAAGCTTACATAGATTTTTTATTCACATTGGATGATGAATTCAAGTTGGGATTCATACTTGGGCTATTTGAATGAGGTGAGATCTAATATTTGATAGTATTTTGGAAAATAGTACTGGTGAGATGGCTTTGGGAAATATATGTTTTTTCACTTTTAGATGAAACTTTTGGCAAAATAGTATGTCACACTTTGGTTGAAACTTTTGGCAAGGTAATATGCCACCTTTTGGATGAAACTTTTTGCAAGATAATATTTTATCTTTTGGATGAAACTTTTGGCAATATAATATGCCATTTTTGGATTATGTTTTGAGAACTTATGTTTGTATTTTACTCATTGGAATAAAACTTTgacaaatataatttaaaaatatgctattatgttatattttatattttattttttattatttaataatatatattttttattgattttatacaTACAACATTGATaataaaaatagttacaaaaatatttttaatatttggaaaaaaaattaaagacaaactGATTCAtttgtattttacaaaataatttaattattccaaaaaaaagatgaataatttaaaaatatgctattatgttatattttatttttattttttattatttaataatatatatttttattgtttttatacATACAACATTGATaataaaaatagttacaaaaatatttttaatatttggaatttttttttaaagaaaaacggatttatttgtattttacaaaaaattttaattattaaaaaaaataaataaatcatattccatTCCTATGTGCAACCAAACAATGTAATATTAATATTCTTTGGAATCATAATAATATTCCCAAAGGCAACCAAACATAGCAATGTTGCTTTCCTATGGTTTAACATCCCCTTCTTCAATTTTCAAGGAAtcttgaacctattcccatcaaGTCAAACCCATGTACCAAACGCCCCCTTTAGGTGTTTGGTATGGGATAAAGTAAATGCGGGAATGAGAATCCAAATCTCTTACTATGTTTGTTTCAAATTTTAAAgggttaaaattaataatttgtgtAGGCCTCATATATATTTTAAGAGTAAAGTGAATCATTTTGTACACAAAAGTTTAATATTACTTCTATCTTACCTTCTACACTTTCCAAGACAattcaactactcaaaacaaatacCCCTACCGAATACCAACACTTACCATTTTTTTTAACGAATGTATTATTTtcactaaaaaaaaattgagtattaACATTTGAAAAGATTTTGGAAATATCAAAGTCAATATACCttcaaaaaatattttggtaCAGAAAGTAAAATTGTTTGCTAATTACAAAATTCTCGATGgggtatttttgttattttattttgccctaaaataagtttttttctaaaatCAGTGAGTTCAAATGTATAATTCGATCTGCATTTCAAAACCCCTATCTATATAAACCCTTTCCCTCTCCCCGCTCCTCGTGTCTCCTCCATTTCCATCTCCGCCGTCTGAGACTCCACCCATCGTTCTTGCCGCTCAGCCTGCTCTTCGTTTATCTCTCCTATCGTATTTTAGGGTTTTCTTTCTTCGTTTTCCTGTTTTCCAAAGGTAACTGCAGCAGATCTTGTACTTAGTTCACTCATTCTTTTTGGCTGAGAATTGTTGGGATTATACTGATTGATTTGTTTATGATTGTTCAGTTCTAGCCCTTGCTTTAAGGATGAAGCTCGTCAGGTaagtgattatatatatatatatatatttctcccTGAAATAATACTATTGCCCTTGCTCTGTGCTAATTTGTATTTGAAATTAACTTAAAAAATGAACAGGTTCTTGATGAAGTTGAACAATGAGACTGTGTCTATCGAACTCAAAAATGGCACCGTTGTTCATGGCACCATCACAGGTTTCTTTCTGCTCCActcaatttattattatttttccatAGTTAGGTTGAACAGCCTTTTCTATGAACATTAATTGACTATTTTTTCTGATACACTGTCATGTGAAACCTATACTGGGAGTACTCATCTTGTCTTCCAAATTGTTGTGTAGAAAAAGGAAGCTAAGCTTTCAAATGGGTATTCACTATATGCATATGTGAGTGTCATTTGTGTATGCTTGTATTTTTGTACTAATATATTCCATAGACAGTGTATGACAAGATTCTTATGTTATAATCGTATGATTTGTAATCTTGGAGAGGGTTTCCCTTCGTTAGGGTTTAGATGTTTTCCTCCCTTTCTGGGAAAGTTTTCAGGgatgtgtgatttttatgttttttttgtcCATGTTATGTTGGACTTTATCTTATTGAGTACATGGTACCCTGCAAAGTGAAGCTGGTGAAACTTGGCAACACTGCAAATTTATTGAATTTGGGTTCTTACTCTTGCTTTAGCTCTTTCTGTCAATTTCAGTTAAAGATTTATAAAGCTCTTTTAATGTTGTCTGAATTAATAACTCTTTTAGCCATGTAGAAGCAATTCAATATTGGTTAAAGCGACATGAAGGGTTAATGTGTCCACCTCCTAGTGTAGCTCCTGTAATGTTATACAACAATCCTCTCCTCGAGGAATAGCTGTCATATTTGTCCTGGAAAAATACATTTCTCTTTGACAGTTTGAAGTACTAGTGTGTATTCTTTAGTTCCCCTGCTCAATATGATTGTTGTTTGATTAAATTATCACATATGCAATTTTGCTAGGTTGAATTTTTCACATGATAGATGTTTATTCTTGTTTCATGTTTTTGTTTTCATGTCATAATTGCCTAGTTTACACACCAAGGGTAAAGTACTGTAGATTTTTACATGGACTCTTAAGTTGGATTCACATACTTTCTTCTTTTCTAATTGTTGGAATTATGGCTGGTCACAGGTGTGGATATTAGTATGAATACACATTTGAAGACTGTGAAACTTACTTTGAAGGGAAAGAACCCAGTTACCCTTGATCATCTTAGCGTGAGGGGCAACAATATTAGATATTATATCCTTCCTGACAGCTTGAATCTTGAGACTCTTCTGGTAGAAGAGACACCAAGGGTCAAGCCCAAGAAGCCAACTGCTGGTATTGGGAACTTCTTTTTAGCATGATTCGTTTTGACCCTTTCACTGTCTGTTTTTCTTTGCTTTACATTATTTATGTACTGTGACTACTATTGCTTATCTTTGAAATGGTTTTCTAAATTTCAGGGAGGGCTGTGGGACGGGGACGTGGTCGTGGCCGTGGAAGGGGTCGTGGACGTGGCCGTTAGATGCATTACACTGATTTCAATTCTCAAGGCACATGGTTATGTAAAAACACCTATGTTGTAATGAAGAACTTATTGGAGATCTTTTAAGGTATCAAAGGAGTGACAGTGTTGGTTACTTCATTTAGTTGTCTATCCTCGGTGATTTTGACACTTAACATTTCTTGCAAGTAGTGTTTAGTTTTGGATGTTGATTCAACGAGAATTAGTACTCCCAATATTTTGGGTGACCAGATGGTTCATGATTCATCAGCATGCCTATTACCAAAATCATCCATTGATGGAATTTATTAGTGATTTATCCCATACAGCCATATCAAAGTTCTCGCAATGACCATCCCAAGACTACTCAGGCTCTGGGTGTTGacttaatatttttttgaatgaGATATATACTTGAGATGAATTTCTGTTGTTTGTGAGATGTAGATCGTGGTTACTTGTTGGATCATAGTTTTTTATAATTCATTTTTCAACTTCTTACAGCAGTTTACAAGTATGAAGTTGCATTTATAATATAGGTTACCAGTAGCTCTCATATAAGTGAAATGTTATTTCAACCACTATATAATAGAACTCACATTAAATTTGCTTCTTTAACCATAAATCTGGAGATGGTTGCTAAGTTATGGCCCAAGGAATTAGTGATCAGAGAGTATCGAAGGAACTCTGAAGGAAAAGACCTTTTACAgatgtaataagaaaaataatagatTAGAGTTTGATAGGTACTGCCAAATGAAAACAATTAGAGAAAGAGAGAATTTGAGGATGAAAGCGTTGAgctaaatttatttatatatataagattACAAATGAAACTTGTTGAGATAATGACTTGATTGAACTCTAACCGACCGACTAACAAACTGAGCAATCTGTTACAATAAGCAATAGATTCTAAATGGTTTTTAATTGTGGACAATTTCTACTCTAATAGTTCCCCTCAATTTATATTTACTGAGTGTGTCAAATTAAGCCAGTTACAAAGAAGGCCGGCTTAGTGAACAAGTCTACTTGTTGCTGTGCTGTAGGAATGTTTCTGATCTCAAGCTTATTGAAAAGAACACCATTTTTCGCGATTCAAGTGATGTTTCTGTGCTGTGCTGTAGGAATGTTACAACCATTCAATGAAGCCTATTGAAAACAAAGTGAAATAATTATACAAACCAAATATTACtagtacatatatatttattatattaggTAAAAGCAAGtgatatttagttttatttagaaattgtattaatttatatttaaattaacaatgtcatatattgtaaaagaatgatataaatatatattttttttaaatttaaaacaaaatattgtttatagtttttttaaattgtaatttTTAAATCACAAATTGCCCTACTTACCTCTATTCAATGTACAAAATCATTTGATCATGATATTCTTCAAAGCATATCTTGAGAaaaaaacttgtttattcttgatagaaaagGAATGCTATTCTACTTTCTTATGTAGTTATAGTGTATttatagtgttttttttttattatttaatatgaatatatattgatataagttagattaagtaataaaaaaaagtaagatattttaaaaaaatatatatgtaaatgataaaaaagtgaaaattaggattatgtattatatatgttgacccaagatttggccaactgacacggagtcaaaatatgcttgatatgaatgaaagagatgagaagaacgtaatggcaaaagtaaataagacacaatattttatagtggttcggccccaggatctggtaatgacctacgtccacttagaatgatattgatataataaccagaagagtgatcaaagaactagggttcaatgagtttcaccactttctcaagaacaatacagtaTTCCTAGGATAATCACTGTAATCTCTCACGTATCAAAAGccaaaaaagtcccctcccttgagctatctcttgctatttataggctcaagggggattacaaaagattgttacagatattctttcctgaataatcagatactcaggagattgtgtgagataaattcgggattcataaagatcttcccataaatgtcgccttgtacacggaactatcgaccagactggtcgcgggtaagacaggcttacactgcttctaatgtgtcctctggtcgatactctagcagaacgtttccaggtgtcagccatgtgtccagggattacttgccacgtcaccaatgctaattttaaggataacatttgccccccaagtttatttatcacgagcagtaaataaacttttggacgaacgaatcttcggtaaccccacctggcgtgtcagaacccttcgtgtgttcttgaaaaaagcaacctacctctgtctaatcacgtcctttcggttccccagaaaagatttcgacggccatcccgcttccccatactttgaaaaaggaaaactaatgattatactttttactatcagaaacaaacttatataagaccttcgaagcctttattttctttttacgcacgccatcgtttccacaagaaaacctaaaatccagagccCTTAACGTTCCTGAAGACCGCTCCGTCTGCACTTTTAGGACCCCGTCCGAGAGCTCCTTGATCTCCTTGATctttcttccatctccacgatcacttttcttggtaagttttcgagttcTCACGCTTCTAATTTTTTGTGATGCATGCTTTTGATTGTGCactgtttgagtttatctgcttttggtttgagacgcttgtagacagaatatttGGTAGGTGaaatagggttacgagttagtttaaaatccgggATCATGCTTTtcaggacgtaaaatcgaagtaaaaattcgatctttaggctagttgaaaaataaatttttcccgccctaaggggagttgaaaaagttttttcagaaaaactttttactttcaccctttgatccgtttttcaaactgttcgtgtagaaaaatttagcctttcgttagaatgctgttgtataaaaacttaatttttatattcgaccagcgttattctaaaaagcttttaaaagttttctatcctcacctccccattcttctatatgcagactttaatgccagatttgtggggaggtgaaaggcctattgatgacgaccttctcgcccagctgctcgagggagaagatcaaccagctgaccgtgtccacgagatacCTTTTTCgtgatcctcttccagaccccatcttTCTCCTTCAATGTcccgttccaaatcttcaggcaagaaaagacccgagtctgaaaacaacccaaattctcctgcccgttgattcgcaggcaagggctccctcgaccagcggtcgagaaaatcttgttcctgaccctaatatccaaattagggccaGCCTTCGCCATCAGAACTTgcttgatgtcgagtggtatacttccccagccagtttAGTAACTCTtcgaatggttgctaactgcttcagaagattccccctcacaggggtttccattatacaacctgccgcagaccagagggctaacctccccggaggtgtcaacagcgcctggtctcggtatcatattgaggcgggagcttatctccctcttcatcccttttttgtgggggtggccaattattttggtgtcgcccccttccaaataactccaaacggatatagaatgctggccgcactctatatcctatataaacttaagaaattgccagaaccttcaccccacgaggtcagctatctctttgacctcaagtccaacccgcaacaacacggaacaggtttcttccatttttgtcaccaggaaaccaatcgaacattcctgagtgacactacgcatatctcgaatgtggggcagtataataaggagtacttccttaccccggacatatctagcaacaacctggccttcgcacgaggaggtaagcaccgtttctgactggtcgatacttttactcaaggtgtctcctttcttttttctcaaactgtaatctgcttttc
The genomic region above belongs to Humulus lupulus chromosome 1, drHumLupu1.1, whole genome shotgun sequence and contains:
- the LOC133832134 gene encoding uncharacterized protein At2g29880-like, whose amino-acid sequence is MLGPSTSGFGWNEELKCVVAEKSVFDEWIKSHPNAKGLRNRPFPHYEDLVTVFGKDCANGQGAMGFFETVDEIDKEIDNVANYEFDHLSPIDDLIGNATNSHTNTARTSAHSSKKSRKRSRNEDPLVELLTDTVKKFGDIQAVVGDSIRRIADCFQFETKGATRRMKVFDELKQIDGLPNEQRVKARKLLVQNQAYIDFLFTLDDEFKLGFILGLFE
- the LOC133832125 gene encoding protein ALP1-like; translated protein: MDRRTFAILCHHLRTIGGLKGTKNMDVEEMVAMFLHIVSHDIKNRIMRRQFARSGEIVSRQFNAVLNAVLRLHELLLKKPEPILGSSTNERWKWFKNCFGALDGTNIKVNVSALDRPRYWTRKSEIATNVLGVVSQDMQFIYVLPGWEGSAADSRVLRDAISRTNGLKVPQGHYYLCDAGYPNGEGFLAPYRGQ
- the LOC133805301 gene encoding small nuclear ribonucleoprotein SmD1a, which gives rise to MKLVRFLMKLNNETVSIELKNGTVVHGTITGVDISMNTHLKTVKLTLKGKNPVTLDHLSVRGNNIRYYILPDSLNLETLLVEETPRVKPKKPTAGRAVGRGRGRGRGRGRGRGR